Proteins found in one Drosophila busckii strain San Diego stock center, stock number 13000-0081.31 chromosome 2R, ASM1175060v1, whole genome shotgun sequence genomic segment:
- the LOC108594683 gene encoding trichohyalin, whose product MAAGGMIFLQLWWTLMVLSSGGSSHSTESESESRLHGFYNALDEARQQLHEIHSSFDTLQDDELHRYRRNNIDEMLASFAQGADEPEDQALQQAADDWFRDLQAGAVKAAAPSLKQPRGIKQNKAKDFLSDYDRTMESTEIGKVKKKYKTLSRDEMTWNRDKQPIDLDLINDPLQLDIKLKHVQQQLRKQEHDQEQEVERARHKQTEKLSEQSSSLPNFGDGNVPDGVYEQTLQRLKFPHMRANNLSHEANYKLSKIEQEASEHIALKLPRYPASLQKRSYASSGFNPMNEIKLKTSSRLMRKGLGPSLPSNLLTDTQRAQYVDEMIKQRELSEHVNKRQKQQIKKQRLQSGEDEESSFASRYEPRGSAAAEETPFSLPQSYDYHLPQYESFHALSQRTLPQMRDYGHVSSKMESERHKRQPEAINEAKPAVAASAVDKAIVAVKSTESVLQPKSKLEDNAAINAKLEDNKDAVVKLMSNDYALDESAERDKRHVKRWNWHSFDRAKDAKRDSAPKSRRRKRSIDVAAATAAATHELSKRQLDEFEDHNGNRARFGRLGTLDGDAAAEELNEEEELGIVDANTYANSRAQVPMLGQPNNNLVYPQSLPQQHQQFPLQQQQLPQILQQPQPLQKPLQMQPQQQLPQMQQQQQQPAPQQQQPAAPQQQPAAQQQQPQPQPQQQQQQPAATQQPAVQHQPSQFKASFNLTHFFNELAKLQKPPATQQQPQQQQQQQQQQQQPQQQYQPVAATQQQQQQPIQQQQLPYNSNMRQQQQLPQAPPRAAAPQQSKPYYGVHRYFGPFFNKGSKTNLYNDPCLTTTSTAAPSVDMANTMNPDCVPITSPPPAASSDASGAAINSTTAAPGVASTEAASGNGNATVTTPSPSPTGENVCNSADAVKLNVSINANVCGDPKTKQFYGNGSISLQPSNRKLNVDYAYDEQDALVDDIDFELDGEERFVRQTRRNSTTKESTKQKKKGKDKKKKPEPKAKAQAKEDMSPKMKCGSGVNENEDACKGNIEHLMTGRVSTEIVQAVFDTLSHDPSMEALLSVLEHNRRCATEPSKYFYQIRNDLNERQLQSTEEMLRQTMQTISSMIDRQMRQRACIPLRPDLQSFYDLILKSIDEQRKSREKRESSLRMLADDYSEQLRDLDAGNIEQKSRIVKKLLRHYEDLPLADQRSVAGIRDELLMDLIYLRKMADTLQRSQRNAQLQGVLKKSSHADRPAYEEYSPRFIKLLKTAEMFKQVGEQQAKEVIS is encoded by the exons ATGGCAGCCGGCGGCATGATATTCTTGCAGCTGTGGTGGACACTCATGGTGTTGAGCTCAGGTGGCTCCAGTCACTCCACGGAGTCCGAGTCGGAGTCGCGGCTGCATGGCTTCTATAATGCGCTGGACGAGgcgcgccagcagctgcatgagATACATTCAAGCTTTGATACGCTGCAGGACGATGAGCTACATCGCTATAGACGCAACAACATAGACGAGATGCTGGCCAGCTTTGCGCAGGGGGCAGACGAGCCAGAGGATCAGGCGCTGCAGCAGGCGGCGGACGATTGGTTTCGTGATCTTCAAGCGGGCGCAGTCAAGGCGGCAGCTCCCAGTCTAAAGCAGCCGCGTGGcattaagcaaaacaaagccaagGACTTTCTAAGCGATTACGATCGCACCATGGAGAGCACTGAAATCGGCAAGGTAAAGAAGAAATACAAAACATTAAGTCGTGATGAAATGACTTGGAATCGCGATAAGCAGCCGATTGATCTTGATCTTATCAACGATCCCTTGCAGCTGGACATCAAGCTGAagcatgtgcagcagcagctgcgtaaGCAGGAGCACGATCAGGAGCAGGAGGTGGAACGCGCTCGCCACAAGCAAACCGAGAAGCTGTCGGAGCAAAGCTCAAGTCTGCCCAACTTTGGCGATGGCAACGTGCCCGATGGCGTCTATGAGCAGACGCTGCAGCGCCTCAAGTTTCCACACATGAGAGCGAATAATTTGTCGCATGAGGCCAATTATAAGCTGTCCAAGATTGAGCAGGAGGCGTCGGAGCACATAGCGTTGAAGCTGCCACGTTATCCTGCCAGCTTGCAGAAGCGCAGCTACGCCAGCTCCGGCTTCAATCCCATGAACGAAATCAAGCTGAAGACCAGCAGCAGACTAATGCGCAAGGGCTTGGGTCCGTCGTTGCCGAGCAACTTGCTCACAGATACGCAGCGTGCGCAGTATGTGGATGAAATGATAAAGCAACGCGAGCTTAGCGAGCATGTGAACAAGCGACAAAAGCAGCAGATAAAGAAGCAACGACTGCAGTCTGGCGAGGATGAGGAAAGCTCTTTTGCCAGCCGCTATGAGCCTAGAGGCAGCGCTGCCGCAGAGGAGACGCCATTCAGTCTGCCACAAAGCTACGACTACCATCTGCCGCAGTACGAGTCCTTCCATGCGCTCAGCCAGCGCACCTTGCCACAAATGCGCGACTATGGCCATGTGAGCTCCAAAATGGAGTCGGAGCGCCATAAGCGACAGCCAGAGGCAATCAATGAAGCAAAGCCTGCAGTCGCAGCTAGTGCAGTGGATAAGGCTATAGTTGCAGTCAAGTCTACGGAGTCAGTGCTGCAGCCCAAATCCAAGCTGGAAGATAATGCTGCAATAAATGCCAAGCTGGAGGACAACAAGGATGCTGTTGTCAAGCTTATGAGCAACGACTATGCGCTGGACGAAAGCGCTGAGCGTGACAAGCGTCATGTCAAGCGCTGGAACTGGCATAGCTTTGATCGCGCCAAGGATGCCAAACGCGATAGCGCGCCCAAGTCTCGACGCCGCAAGCGTTCCATAGACgtagcggcagcaacagcagcagcaacacatgAGCTCAGCAAGCGGCAGCTGGATGAATTTGAGGATCACAATGGCAATCGTGCGCGCTTTGGTCGCTTAGGCACTTTGGATGGCGATGCTGCTGCCGAGGAGTTGAacgaggaggaggagctggGCATTGTGGATGCCAATACGTATGCCAATTCGCGTGCGCAGGTGCCCATGCTGGGTCAGCCCAATAATAATTTGGTTTATCCGCAGTCactgccacagcagcatcagcagtttccgttgcagcagcaacagttgccgcaaatattgcagcagccacagccattGCAAAAGCCGCTGCAAatgcagccacaacagcaattgccgcaaatgcagcagcagcagcagcaaccagctccacagcagcagcagccagcagcaccacagcagcagccagcagcacagcaacaacaaccacagccacaaccgcaacaacaacagcagcagccagcagcaacacagcaaccAGCAGTGCAACACCAACCATCGCAGTTCAAGGCAAGCTTTAATCTAACGCACTTTTTCAATGAGCTGGCTAAGCTGCAAAAGCCGccagcaacacagcaacagccacaacaacagcaacagcagcagcagcagcaacaacagccacagcaacaatatcaacctgttgctgctacacagcagcagcagcagcagcccatacaacagcaacagttgccttATAACAGTAAcatgcgacagcagcagcaactgccacagGCGCCGCCAAGAGCTGCTGCCCCACAGCAATCGAAGCCTTACTATGGTGTGCATCGTTACTTTGGACCATTCTTCAACAAAGGCAGCAAGACCAATCTCTACAACGATCCCTGCCTTACCACAACATCAACTGCAGCGCCCAGTGTGGATATGGCCAACACTATGAACCCAGATTGCGTGCCCATTACATCGCCACCGCCAGCAGCATCCTCAGATGCCAGTGGTGCTGCTATAAACAGCACAACAGCCGCTCCGGGCGTAGCCAGCACAGAAGCAGCCAGTGGCAACGGCAATGCAACTGTCACAACGCCTAGTCCTAGTCCAACTGGCGAGAATGTGTGCAACAGCGCGGATGCAGTCAAACTGAATGTATCCATCAATGCCAACGTCTGTGGCGATCCCAAGACGAAGCAGTTCTATGGCAATGGCTCGATCAGTCTGCAGCCCAGCAATCGGAAACTGAATGTGGACTACGCCTATGATGAGCAGGATGCTTTGGTTGATGACATAGACTTTGAGCTGGATGGTGAGGAGCGTTTTGTGCGTCAGACTCGACGTAATAGCACGACCAAGGAGTCCACCAAGCAAAAGAAGAAGGGCAAGGATAAGAAAAAGAAGCCGGAACCTAAAGCAAAAGCCCAAGCCAAAGAGGACATGTCTCCCAAGATGAAATG CGGTAGTGGCGTCAATGAAAACGAAGACGCCTGCAAGGGCAACATTGAGCATTTGATGACTGGGCGCGTCTCCACTGAGATAGTGCAAGCTGTCTTCGATACTCTCAGCCATGATCCGAGCATGGAAGCGCTGCTTAGCGTTCTGGAGCACAACCGCCGCTGCGCCACAGAGCCTTCTAAGTATTTTTATCAGATACGCAACGATCTCAACGAGCGCCAGCTCCAGAGCACCGAGGAAATGCTGCGCCAGACTATGCAGACCATCAGCAGCATGATCGACAGGCAGATGCGCCAGCGCGCCTGCATACCGCTGCGTCCCGATCTGCAGAGCTTCTACGATCTCATACTCAAGTCCATAGACGAGCAGCGCAAGTCGCGCGAGAAGCGCGAGAGCAGCCTGCGCATGCTGGCCGATGACTACAGCGAACAGCTGCGGGACTTGGACGCGGGCAACATTGAGCAAAAGTCGCGCATTGTCAAGAAGCTGCTGCGTCACTACGAGGACTTGCCCTTGGCGGATCAGCGCAGCGTTGCCGGCATACGCGATGAGCTGCTCATGGATCTAATTTATCTGCGTAAAATGGCGGACACGCTGCAGCGCAGTCAACGCAACGCCCAGCTCCAGGGCGTTCTCAAAAAGAGCAGCCATGCCGATAGGCCGGCGTACGAGGAGTACTCGCCGCGTTTCATCAAGTTGCTCAAGACCGCAGAGATGTTCAAGCAGGTGGGTGAGCAGCAGGCCAAGGAGGTAATCTCCTAA
- the LOC108594682 gene encoding attacin-C: MCQVFTSIIVSLGLLGVYAAAMPQQAYAQHLVYYPPPPTAARIQRARRQVMGGSVSSNAAGGADARVALTKALGTPEHNVIGQLFAAGNTQAQPISTPVTSGASVAYNNNGHGLELSKTHTAGVLDSFKQTATANLFNDGVHNLDAKAFATQNKLANGLEFQRNGAALDYAHINGHGATLSHSNIPDFGKQMQLEGRANLWQSLDRNTRLDLGGTASKWISGPLSDKSDYGANLGITHFFGI, translated from the exons ATGTGCCAAGTATTCACCAGCATCATTGTCAGCCTGGGGCTCTTGGGCGTCTATGCAGCAGCCATGCCGCAACAGGCTTATGCACAACATTTGGTCTACTATCCACCgccgccaacagcagcgcgcATACAACGAGCACGACGACAGGTGATGGGCGGCTCAGTGAGCTCGAATGCCGCTGGCGGGGCTGATGCGCGTGTGGCGCTGACCAAGGCGCTAGGCACGCCGGAGCACAATGTGATTGGACAGCTGTTTGCCGCGGGCAACACACAAGCCCAGCCCATTAGCACGCCCGTGACCAGCGGTGCCAGCGTGGCCTACAACAA CAACGGACATGGCCTGGAGCTCAGCAAGACGCACACTGCCGGCGTGCTGGACAGCTTCAAGCAGACGGCAACCGCAAATCTATTCAACGATGGCGTGCATAATCTGGACGCCAAGGCATTCGCCACGCAGAACAAACTGGCCAACGGCTTGGAGTTTCAACGCAATGGCGCTGCTCTGGATTACGCGCATATAAATGGACATGGTGCCACTCTGAGCCACAGCAATATACCcgactttggcaagcaaatgCAGTTGGAAGGTCGCGCCAATCTCTGGCAGTCGCTGGATCGCAATACGCGCTTGGATTTGGGAGGCACTGCCTCCAAGTGGATCAGCGGCCCGCTCAGTGACAAGTCCGACTATGGAGCCAATTTGGGTATTACGCACttctttggcatttaa
- the LOC108597781 gene encoding uncharacterized protein LOC108597781, translated as MQMYLESRLTRMMALKRQIKKGSEQLEELKRRAKRRHGLLQKIRDKLLNQLNSVVDEKLTLHKLAYKKRTRHTLHRMLDMYSKWVKKWQEHLTQQRRQINEKQQQGLQLKRQLKRLTKQFWRLPNAQQRLEENFQNVVQVAQSYAEAKNNPHLQELMHIEVAKSQKQLLKLMSEAKQTKSKGKRKRRRSTSATTSKIKVASELEQMAQLAKLADFTKLTKSSKRGKKKSRQRARKPSKLQSLNGSLKHKPKDEKRLLKSKIKDIAHEEKLSFNQLAKAYDVKIRDSTLTFDIIHKSKKADAESITSKTKLRPVLSAEEPKAHRTLSMTAPTEKFMPKSAHRISATLNPKRSVLFSENSSSDSLLDDRGNRPNPFAKQIMESFHGDNNGFAWMPGPEQSMEQFRALLRAKLNPLSATNLHDPTNVSVEFFPSMLGLVDEVRHKTAVGRDLFKNLNQKQKGHKHRKVQMELKDAILATSVLDLMADKERIVQTVETHYMWDNLAQLNEELQGSGLSKERVANKLKEQYNKYITQIVTDELTKGAKAVVPKEKFLQTPRPSNAATRRSFNNLPLSSDEVNKLATYFSQPRLAQTVDMQNTNDHQQQKEKELAQQMSEIRRRRLFNRLSECESSFSSVDIDPEEARRTIEMRYSADGIMSIWQMHVEYFDNLEMTPLQQRLQERKEYKAALRHEKRAAAKRKRLQRRQQRLQQRPLERLFYEPRRTHRLQQSLLDEQPAPAPEPSACPAHSCIRCGACMSSSPRSSRSHSSLSSNGSSSCLSLSKQSLLACSKNSQLLRLTADICSSCGFVHDAHSACPLLGSAPIGKELQQLRLIASLSCSRSGTCS; from the coding sequence ATGCAAATGTATTTGGAAAGTCGCCTAACGCGCATGATGGCGCTGAAGCGGCAAATCAAGAAAGGCAGCGAGCAACTGGAGGAGCTTAAGCGGCGAGCCAAGCGTCGACACGGCCTGCTGCAGAAAATCCGCGACAAGCTGCTGAACCAGCTGAACAGCGTGGTGGATGAAAAATTAACGCTCCACAAATTGGCCTACAAGAAGCGCACGCGCCACACGCTGCACCGCATGCTGGACATGTACAGCAAGTGGGTTAAGAAGTGGCAAGAACATctgacgcagcagcgcagacaGATAAacgagaagcagcagcaaggactgCAGCTGAAGCGTCAACTGAAGAGGCTAACTAAACAGTTCTGGCGTCTGCCCAATGCACAACAGCGCTTGGAGGAGAACTTTCAAAATGTGGTGCAAGTAGCGCAGAGCTATGCCGAGGCCAAGAACAATCCACATCTGCAGGAGCTGATGCATATAGAAGTGGCAAAGAGTCAGAAGCAATTGCTCAAGTTAATGAGTGAGGCCAAGCAAACGAAGAGCAAGGGAAAAAGGAAAAGGCGGCGCAGCACATCAGCAACTACATCAAAGATCAAGGTAGCCTCAGAGCTGGAGCAGATGGCGCAACTGGCAAAACTTGCGGATTTCACAAAGCTAACCAAGTCCTCAAAGCGCGGCAAGAAAAAATCGAGACAACGCGCCAGGAAGCCAAGCAAGCTACAAAGCTTAAATGGCAGTTTAAAACATAAGCCCAAGGATGAGAAACGCCTTTTGAAGTCTAAAATCAAGGACATTGCGCACGAGGAAAAGCTGAGCTTTAACCAATTGGCCAAAGCATATGATGTGAAGATCAGAGACTCCACTTTGACCTTCGATATCATTCACAAATCTAAGAAGGCAGATGCTGAGTCCATAACCAGCAAGACTAAGCTGAGACCAGTGCTGTCTGCCGAAGAACCCAAAGCCCACAGGACGCTGTCAATGACTGCGCCGACAGAAAAATTCATGCCCAAATCAGCGCATCGCATATCGGCGACCTTGAATCCCAAGCGTTCGGTGCTGTTTTCAGAGAATAGCAGCTCCGATTCGCTGCTGGATGATCGAGGCAACCGACCGAATCCGTTCGCCAAGCAAATCATGGAAAGCTTTCATGGAGATAACAACGGATTTGCCTGGATGCCAGGACCCGAGCAGTCCATGGAGCAGTTTCGTGCGCTATTGCGCGCCAAACTGAATCCGCTGAGCGCCACCAACTTGCACGATCCGACCAACGTGTCCGTTGAATTCTTTCCCAGCATGCTGGGCTTGGTTGATGAAGTGAGGCACAAGACCGCCGTAGGCAGAGATTTGTTTAAGAACTTAAACCAGAAGCAAAAAGGTCACAAGCATCGCAAAGTGCAAATGGAACTGAAGGATGCTATACTAGCCACCAGTGTGTTGGACTTGATGGCCGACAAGGAGCGCATTGTGCAAACCGTCGAAACGCATTACATGTGGGACAATCTGGCCCAGCTCAATGAGGAGCTGCAGGGCTCTGGCCTGTCCAAGGAGCGCGTGGCCAATAAGCTCAAGGAGCAGTACAACAAGTACATTACACAAATTGTCACCGATGAGCTGACCAAGGGCGCCAAAGCCGTGGTGCCCAAAGAGAAATTTCTGCAGACGCCCAGACCATCAAACGCCGCCACTCGACGCAGCTTCAACAACCTGCCGCTGAGCAGCGATGAAGTCAACAAGCTGGCAACCTACTTCAGCCAGCCGCGCCTTGCCCAAACCGTCGACATGCAGAACACCAACGaccatcagcagcaaaaggaaaaGGAGCTGGCCCAACAAATGTCCGAAATACGTCGTCGCCGTCTCTTCAATCGTCTATCTGAATGCGAGAGCAGCTTCAGCTCAGTGGACATTGATCCCGAGGAGGCGCGTCGCACCATCGAAATGCGCTACAGCGCCGACGGCATTATGAGCATTTGGCAAATGCATGTGGAGTACTTCGACAATCTGGAGATgacgccgctgcagcagcgtctacAAGAGCGCAAAGAGTACAAAGCAGCGCTGCGGCATGAAAAACGCGCAGCAGCCAAACGGAAGCGCTTGCAACGCcgtcagcagcgactgcagcaacGTCCGCTCGAGCGTCTCTTCTATGAGCCGCGACGCACGCATCGTttgcagcagtcgctgctggATGAgcagccagcaccagcacctgAGCCGTCCGCTTGTCCAGCTCATAGCTGCATTCGCTGCGGCGCATGCATGTCCAGCTCGCCACGCAGCTCCCGCAGCCACAGCAGTCTtagcagcaatggcagcagctctTGCCTCAGCTTGTCGAAGCAGTCGTTGCTGGCTTGTAGCAAGAACTCccagctgctgcgactgacTGCCGACATTTGCAGCTCTTGCGGCTTTGTGCATGACGCGCACTCGGCTTGTCCGCTGCTGGGCAGCGCGCCCATTGGCAaggaactgcagcagctgcgcctaATTGCAAGTCTAAGTTGTTCTCGCAGTGGCACTTGTAGCTGA